One Halobacterium zhouii genomic region harbors:
- a CDS encoding V-type ATP synthase subunit B, with amino-acid sequence MKEYQTITEISGPLVYVDIDEPIGYDEIVEIETPDGEVKRGQVLESSDDFVAIQVFEGTEGIGQDASVRFLGETLKMPVTEDLLGRVLDGSGNPIDDGPDIVPEERRDIIGAAINPHAREYPEEFIQTGVSSIDGMNTLVRGQKLPIFSASGLPHNELALQIARQATVPEEASEEVDEDDDEESSEFAVVFGAMGITAEEANEFMEDFERTGALERSVVFMNLADDPAVERTVTPRLALTTAEYLAFDKGYHVLVILTDMTNYCEALREIGAAREEVPGRRGYPGYMYTDLAELYERAGRIEGVEGSVTQIPILTMPGDDDTHPIPDLTGYITEGQIMMDRDLNSQGVQPPTDVLPSLSRLMDDGIGEGLTREDHGDVSDQLYAAYAEGEDLRDLVNIVGREALSERDNKYLDFADAFESEFVDQGFDTDRSIDDTLEAGWDLLSMLPKEELNRVDEELIEENYRESVEAEA; translated from the coding sequence GACGCCGGACGGCGAGGTGAAGCGCGGCCAGGTGCTCGAGTCCAGCGACGACTTCGTCGCCATCCAGGTCTTCGAGGGCACCGAAGGTATCGGCCAGGACGCCTCCGTGCGATTCCTCGGAGAGACCCTGAAGATGCCCGTGACCGAGGACCTCCTCGGTCGCGTGCTGGACGGGTCGGGCAACCCCATCGACGACGGTCCCGACATCGTCCCCGAGGAGCGCCGCGACATCATCGGCGCGGCGATCAACCCGCACGCGCGGGAGTACCCCGAGGAGTTCATCCAGACGGGCGTCTCCTCCATCGACGGGATGAACACGCTCGTGCGCGGACAGAAACTCCCGATCTTCTCCGCGTCGGGCCTGCCGCACAACGAACTCGCGCTCCAGATCGCGCGGCAGGCGACGGTGCCCGAGGAAGCGAGCGAGGAGGTCGACGAGGACGACGACGAGGAGAGCAGCGAGTTCGCCGTCGTCTTCGGCGCGATGGGTATCACCGCCGAGGAGGCCAACGAGTTCATGGAGGACTTCGAGCGCACCGGCGCACTCGAGCGCTCGGTCGTCTTCATGAACCTCGCGGACGACCCCGCCGTCGAGCGGACGGTCACGCCGCGACTCGCGCTCACGACCGCCGAATACCTCGCGTTCGACAAGGGCTACCACGTCCTCGTCATCCTCACGGACATGACGAACTACTGTGAGGCACTGCGCGAGATCGGCGCGGCCCGCGAAGAGGTGCCGGGACGCCGGGGCTACCCCGGGTACATGTACACCGACCTCGCCGAACTCTACGAGCGCGCCGGCCGCATCGAGGGCGTCGAGGGGTCTGTCACCCAGATTCCCATCCTCACGATGCCGGGCGACGACGACACCCACCCGATTCCGGACCTCACGGGGTACATCACCGAGGGCCAGATCATGATGGATCGGGACCTCAACAGCCAGGGCGTCCAGCCACCGACGGACGTGCTGCCGAGTCTCTCCCGCCTGATGGACGACGGCATCGGTGAGGGGCTCACCCGGGAGGACCACGGCGACGTCTCCGACCAGTTGTACGCGGCGTACGCGGAGGGCGAGGACCTCCGCGACCTCGTGAACATCGTCGGTCGCGAGGCGCTCAGCGAGCGCGACAACAAGTACCTCGACTTCGCAGACGCCTTCGAGAGCGAGTTCGTCGACCAGGGCTTCGACACCGACCGTTCCATCGACGACACCCTCGAGGCCGGCTGGGACCTCCTCTCGATGCTGCCCAAGGAGGAACTCAACCGCGTCGACGAGGAACTCATCGAGGAGAACTACCGCGAGAGCGTCGAAGCCGAGGCGTAA
- a CDS encoding DUF7411 family protein, translating into MDLALLYSGGKDSTLAALVLERFYDVTLVTAHFGVTDAWQHARDAADAAGFDFRALELDPDVADDAVEKMRTDGYPRNGIQHVHEHALEAVAALDVDAVADGTRRDDRVPTVSRAQAQSLEDRHDVDYLSPLSGFGRGAVDRLVNAELDVEVGPSEEIPRSDYEAELRAVLADEDGEDAIRDVFPDHDQTYVHGLR; encoded by the coding sequence ATGGACCTCGCGTTACTCTACAGCGGCGGAAAGGACTCTACGCTCGCCGCGCTCGTTCTCGAGCGGTTCTACGACGTCACGCTCGTCACCGCGCACTTCGGCGTCACCGACGCCTGGCAGCACGCCCGGGACGCCGCCGACGCCGCCGGCTTCGACTTCCGCGCGCTCGAACTCGACCCGGACGTCGCGGACGACGCCGTCGAGAAGATGCGCACGGACGGCTACCCCCGGAACGGCATCCAGCACGTCCACGAGCACGCGCTGGAGGCCGTCGCGGCCCTGGACGTCGACGCCGTCGCCGACGGCACGCGCCGCGACGACCGCGTCCCCACCGTCTCGCGCGCGCAGGCCCAGAGCCTCGAGGACCGCCACGACGTCGACTACCTCTCCCCGCTCTCCGGATTCGGCCGGGGCGCCGTCGACCGACTCGTGAACGCCGAACTCGACGTCGAGGTCGGGCCGAGCGAGGAGATCCCGCGCTCGGACTACGAGGCGGAACTCCGCGCAGTGCTCGCCGACGAGGACGGCGAGGACGCCATCCGTGACGTGTTCCCCGACCACGACCAGACGTACGTCCACGGCCTCCGGTAG
- a CDS encoding DNA-binding protein, protein MSENPDDERIEELRKQKMEEMKQQQGGGGEDGQAARQAQQEQAEQQKQAMLRQHLSDGARKRLNTIRMSKPEFAEKVEQQVLALAQSGRLQDQIDEEQMKSILRELKPDSQSFDIQRR, encoded by the coding sequence ATGAGCGAGAACCCAGACGACGAGCGAATCGAGGAGCTGCGCAAGCAGAAGATGGAGGAGATGAAACAGCAACAGGGCGGTGGCGGCGAGGACGGCCAGGCCGCGCGGCAGGCCCAGCAGGAGCAGGCCGAACAGCAAAAGCAGGCGATGCTCCGCCAGCACCTCAGCGACGGCGCGCGAAAGCGCCTCAACACCATCCGCATGAGCAAGCCCGAGTTCGCGGAGAAGGTCGAACAGCAGGTGCTCGCGCTCGCCCAGTCCGGCCGCCTCCAGGACCAGATCGACGAAGAACAGATGAAGTCCATCCTGCGCGAGTTGAAGCCCGACTCCCAGAGCTTCGACATCCAGCGCCGGTAG
- a CDS encoding 30S ribosomal protein S19e: MATLYDAPADEFIDELAAELEDRLEEPDWAQFAKTGVGRELPPKQDDFWARRAASILRKVAIDGPVGVKRLASAYGDTKDGSTRYVVSPPSSETGSRNVVRTILQQLEDEDLVMQQGSEGRIVTSDGRSLLDNTANTVIENLDRPELERYA, translated from the coding sequence ATGGCAACCCTCTACGACGCTCCTGCTGACGAGTTCATCGACGAGCTCGCCGCGGAGCTCGAGGACCGACTCGAGGAACCCGACTGGGCGCAGTTCGCGAAGACCGGCGTCGGCCGCGAACTCCCCCCGAAACAGGACGACTTCTGGGCGCGCCGCGCCGCCAGCATTCTCCGCAAGGTGGCCATAGACGGCCCCGTCGGCGTGAAACGACTCGCCAGCGCCTACGGCGACACCAAGGACGGCTCCACGCGCTACGTCGTCTCCCCGCCCTCCAGTGAAACCGGCTCCCGGAACGTCGTCCGCACCATCCTCCAGCAACTCGAGGACGAAGACCTCGTCATGCAGCAGGGCAGCGAAGGCCGCATCGTCACCAGCGACGGTCGCAGCCTCCTCGACAACACTGCCAACACCGTCATCGAGAATCTCGACCGCCCCGAACTCGAGCGGTACGCCTAA
- a CDS encoding lysylphosphatidylglycerol synthase transmembrane domain-containing protein: protein MDVDETKVAVGFVGSLLVLALLVFLVGIEDVANALALLDATTAATLAALGVGWLVAWGLSLRAVLAALGIPVSRTTAILLYASAAFANNITPFGQAGGEPFSGYIISRATDAEYESGLAAIASVDSINLVPSLAFALLGLAYYALQYTVLDRVRDIALVVVALALALPLAVYLGWRFRERVRSGLVGVLTPLFGAVSRVIPGFTAPDRDQIRTHVDGFFRAIGRVASDRRRILVAAAFSAAGWFVMCVALWLSIRGLGHSVPFAIAFVVVPVATIASITPLPGGTGGVEAAIILILVPTTGVSTATAGAAAIVFRAATYWLPTALGGLSVVALESRTAS, encoded by the coding sequence ATGGACGTCGACGAGACGAAGGTCGCCGTCGGATTCGTCGGCTCGCTGCTCGTGCTCGCGCTGCTCGTGTTCCTCGTCGGCATCGAGGACGTTGCGAACGCGCTGGCACTCCTCGACGCCACCACCGCCGCCACCCTCGCCGCCCTCGGAGTCGGCTGGCTCGTCGCGTGGGGGCTGTCGCTGCGCGCCGTTCTCGCCGCACTCGGCATCCCGGTCTCGCGGACCACGGCGATCTTGTTGTACGCCAGCGCGGCGTTCGCCAACAACATCACGCCGTTCGGCCAGGCCGGCGGCGAACCGTTCAGCGGCTACATCATCTCCCGTGCGACCGACGCCGAGTACGAGAGCGGCCTCGCCGCCATCGCCAGCGTCGACTCCATCAACCTCGTCCCGTCGCTCGCGTTCGCGCTCCTCGGCCTCGCGTACTACGCACTCCAGTACACCGTCCTCGACCGCGTCAGGGACATCGCCCTCGTCGTCGTCGCACTTGCGTTGGCGCTCCCCCTCGCCGTCTACCTCGGCTGGCGGTTCCGCGAGCGAGTTCGCTCGGGGCTTGTCGGCGTTCTCACCCCGCTGTTCGGCGCCGTCAGTCGCGTCATCCCGGGCTTTACCGCCCCCGACCGCGACCAGATACGCACGCACGTCGACGGGTTCTTCCGCGCCATCGGCCGCGTCGCCAGCGACCGCCGCCGGATTCTCGTCGCCGCCGCGTTCTCCGCCGCCGGCTGGTTCGTGATGTGCGTCGCGCTCTGGCTCTCTATCCGTGGGCTCGGTCACTCCGTCCCGTTCGCCATCGCGTTCGTCGTCGTCCCCGTCGCAACCATCGCCAGCATCACCCCACTCCCCGGCGGCACCGGCGGCGTGGAAGCCGCCATCATCCTCATCCTCGTCCCCACGACCGGCGTCTCCACGGCCACTGCCGGGGCTGCCGCCATCGTCTTCCGCGCGGCAACCTACTGGCTCCCCACCGCCCTCGGCGGCCTCTCCGTCGTCGCCCTCGAGAGCCGCACGGCCTCCTAA
- the thiL gene encoding thiamine-phosphate kinase — protein sequence MDEQAALDIVSGFVDAAGDDAAVVDGTAFTIDMLHETTDFPPGTTRYTAGWRAVGASLSDVAAMGGDASAAVAVYGAPEFADDELAAFLDGASDVCEGVGAEYVGGDLDGHDEFTVASAAIGDVERPVGRGGASSGEKVAVTGTLGRSATAVALFDAGETERANDLFCFEPRVAAGRALAEHATAMMDSSDGLARSLHQLAAASDCGFAVEGDRVPVDESVREVTADPLDTAVTFGEDFELVVTLPADSVTAARAASPTPLSVVGEVTDSGVTLDGEPLADRGWTH from the coding sequence ATGGACGAACAGGCGGCGCTGGACATCGTGTCCGGGTTCGTGGACGCAGCGGGCGACGACGCGGCAGTGGTCGACGGCACGGCGTTCACCATCGACATGCTCCACGAGACGACGGACTTCCCGCCGGGGACGACCCGCTACACGGCGGGGTGGCGCGCGGTCGGCGCGAGCCTCTCGGACGTGGCGGCGATGGGCGGCGACGCGTCGGCGGCGGTCGCGGTGTACGGCGCACCCGAGTTTGCGGACGACGAGTTGGCGGCGTTTCTGGACGGTGCGAGCGACGTCTGTGAGGGCGTCGGCGCGGAGTACGTCGGTGGTGACCTGGACGGACACGACGAGTTCACGGTCGCGTCGGCGGCCATCGGTGACGTGGAGCGGCCCGTCGGCCGGGGCGGCGCGTCGTCCGGCGAGAAAGTCGCGGTGACGGGGACGCTCGGCCGGAGCGCCACGGCGGTCGCGCTGTTCGATGCGGGCGAGACGGAGCGCGCGAACGACCTGTTCTGCTTCGAGCCGCGCGTCGCCGCGGGGCGCGCGCTGGCCGAGCACGCGACCGCGATGATGGATTCGAGTGACGGCCTCGCGCGCTCGCTCCACCAGTTGGCCGCGGCCAGCGACTGCGGGTTCGCCGTCGAGGGCGACCGCGTGCCGGTCGACGAGAGCGTGCGCGAGGTGACAGCGGACCCGCTCGACACTGCCGTGACGTTCGGGGAGGACTTCGAACTCGTCGTGACCCTGCCTGCGGACAGCGTGACGGCCGCGCGTGCGGCGTCACCGACGCCGTTGTCTGTCGTCGGCGAGGTCACCGACTCCGGCGTGACACTCGACGGTGAACCGCTCGCGGACCGCGGGTGGACGCACTAG
- a CDS encoding site-2 protease family protein, with protein sequence MSVQSPDGAPEPAAIDSVFQVYEVRKDGDDVLYYGDPTTDHQTLVETVWPTFRDHGYEVRVARRTGELVLVAEPHETGRDGVPWKNVALFVATVLSTLFVGTAWYYVQDPLSLDVLRALPFTVAVLGVLGTHEFGHYAMSKYHDVDASLPYFIPFPSLFGTMGAVIRMRGQMPDRDALFDIGAAGPLAGLVAAVVVTAVGLLLPPVHVPPDVVSSSSAVQVKFAYPLLLRAVAAVVGQPLSYSDPSLSVNPVVMGGWVGMFITFLNLIPVGQLDGGHILRSILGEGAERLAPLVPAALFSLGGYLWVVGDAGNAAGIWIMWGFLTTIVSYMGSARPIDEEPLDRKRVALGLLTFALGALCFMPIPIRIV encoded by the coding sequence ATGTCGGTTCAGTCGCCCGATGGTGCACCGGAGCCCGCGGCCATCGACTCCGTCTTCCAGGTGTACGAGGTCCGCAAGGACGGCGACGACGTGCTCTACTACGGCGATCCGACGACGGACCACCAGACCCTCGTCGAGACGGTCTGGCCGACGTTCCGCGACCACGGCTACGAGGTCAGGGTCGCGCGTCGCACCGGAGAACTCGTGCTCGTCGCCGAACCCCACGAGACCGGACGCGACGGCGTCCCCTGGAAGAACGTCGCGCTGTTCGTCGCCACCGTCCTCTCCACGCTGTTCGTCGGAACTGCCTGGTACTACGTCCAGGACCCACTCTCGCTCGACGTGCTCCGCGCGCTCCCGTTCACCGTCGCCGTACTCGGCGTGCTCGGCACCCACGAGTTCGGCCACTACGCGATGAGCAAGTACCACGACGTGGACGCCAGCCTCCCGTACTTCATCCCCTTCCCGTCGCTGTTCGGCACGATGGGCGCCGTCATCCGAATGCGCGGCCAGATGCCCGACCGCGACGCGCTGTTCGACATCGGTGCCGCGGGACCGCTCGCAGGCCTCGTCGCCGCCGTCGTCGTCACCGCTGTCGGCCTACTCTTGCCGCCGGTGCACGTGCCGCCCGACGTCGTCTCCTCGAGCAGCGCAGTGCAGGTAAAATTCGCGTACCCACTGCTGCTTCGCGCTGTCGCCGCCGTCGTCGGTCAACCACTCTCCTACAGTGACCCGTCGCTGTCCGTCAATCCGGTCGTGATGGGTGGGTGGGTCGGGATGTTCATCACGTTCCTCAACCTCATCCCCGTCGGCCAACTCGACGGCGGCCACATCCTCCGCTCGATCCTCGGCGAGGGCGCAGAGCGCCTCGCTCCGCTCGTCCCCGCAGCCCTGTTCTCGCTCGGCGGCTACCTCTGGGTGGTCGGCGACGCCGGCAACGCCGCCGGTATCTGGATCATGTGGGGGTTCCTCACGACGATCGTCTCGTACATGGGGTCGGCCCGCCCTATCGACGAGGAACCTCTCGACCGGAAGCGCGTCGCACTCGGACTGCTCACGTTCGCGCTCGGCGCGCTCTGCTTCATGCCCATCCCCATCAGAATCGTGTGA
- a CDS encoding DUF7123 family protein has product MSATQQSSTATESQDKESRLKTFLREKAEDGELYFKSKFIADEVDLSPKEIGALMVKLSKSATDLEIEKWSYTSATTWRVQPA; this is encoded by the coding sequence ATGAGCGCAACCCAGCAGTCCTCCACCGCTACCGAATCGCAGGACAAGGAAAGCCGCCTGAAGACGTTCCTCCGCGAGAAGGCCGAGGACGGCGAACTGTACTTCAAGAGCAAGTTCATCGCCGACGAGGTCGACCTCTCGCCCAAGGAGATCGGCGCGCTCATGGTGAAACTCTCGAAGTCCGCCACGGACCTCGAGATCGAGAAGTGGTCGTACACGAGCGCGACCACCTGGCGGGTCCAGCCAGCCTGA
- a CDS encoding molybdopterin synthase, which translates to MQLLGIVGPEADAFADALADRLADRGRVGVVRPGETDAPDWTAYVVGDGWTGVGGGRSVDDVLDELARDHDYALLVDRPEARVPQIAVGDADVDSPALRVEPADPNLDAAVELADSVERFATLQSLVADLKRSSMAEYAGAIATFTGRVRERDEEDDERTEALTFEKYDGVADDRMATIREELEARDGVLEVRLHHRVGRVEAGEDIVFVAVLAGHRREAFRTVEDGIDRLKDEVPLFKKEVTIEDEFWVHDRS; encoded by the coding sequence ATGCAACTGCTCGGTATTGTCGGCCCCGAGGCGGACGCGTTCGCGGACGCTCTTGCCGACCGCCTCGCAGACCGCGGCCGCGTCGGCGTCGTTCGGCCCGGGGAGACGGACGCGCCGGACTGGACCGCGTACGTCGTCGGCGACGGGTGGACCGGCGTCGGCGGCGGGCGCTCGGTCGACGACGTGCTCGACGAACTCGCGCGCGACCACGACTACGCGCTCCTCGTCGACCGGCCGGAGGCGCGCGTCCCCCAGATTGCGGTCGGCGACGCGGACGTCGACTCTCCCGCGCTTCGCGTGGAACCAGCCGACCCGAATCTCGACGCAGCGGTCGAACTCGCAGACAGCGTCGAGCGGTTCGCGACGCTCCAGTCGCTCGTCGCGGACCTGAAACGCTCCTCGATGGCGGAGTACGCGGGCGCTATCGCCACGTTCACCGGCCGCGTCCGCGAACGAGACGAGGAAGACGACGAGCGCACAGAGGCGCTCACGTTCGAGAAGTACGACGGCGTCGCGGACGACCGCATGGCGACCATTCGCGAGGAACTCGAGGCGCGCGACGGCGTGCTTGAGGTGCGCCTGCACCACCGCGTCGGCCGGGTCGAGGCGGGCGAGGACATCGTCTTCGTCGCCGTGCTCGCGGGCCACCGCCGCGAGGCGTTTCGTACCGTCGAGGACGGCATCGACCGCCTGAAAGACGAGGTGCCGCTGTTCAAGAAGGAAGTCACCATCGAGGACGAATTTTGGGTTCACGACCGTTCGTAG
- the pyrH gene encoding UMP kinase, translating to MRVVISIGGSVLAPDLAHERVEDHAAAIERLSDAGCEIGAVVGGGGVAREYIHTARSLGANEIELDDIGIDVTRLNARLLIAALDGRAAPSPAKSYEEAGEAMRRDDVAVMGGVVAGQTTDAVSAALAEYTDADLLLYATSVPGVFSADPNENPDAEHYEQMTASELVDVIADIEMAAGSSAPVDLLAAKLIERSGVRSIVLDGTDPERIVDAVLYGEHDGTDIIPDGTDDEMTYWVQE from the coding sequence ATGCGAGTCGTGATTTCTATCGGCGGCAGTGTTCTCGCGCCCGACCTCGCCCACGAGCGAGTGGAGGACCACGCGGCCGCCATCGAGCGCCTGTCCGACGCCGGCTGTGAGATTGGGGCCGTCGTCGGCGGGGGCGGTGTCGCACGCGAATACATCCACACCGCCCGGTCGCTCGGCGCGAACGAGATTGAACTGGACGACATCGGCATCGACGTCACGCGCCTCAACGCGCGCCTGCTCATCGCGGCCCTCGACGGTCGCGCCGCGCCGAGTCCCGCCAAAAGCTACGAGGAGGCGGGCGAGGCGATGCGCCGCGACGACGTCGCGGTGATGGGCGGCGTCGTCGCCGGACAGACGACGGACGCAGTGAGCGCAGCGCTCGCAGAGTACACGGACGCCGACCTTCTCCTCTACGCGACGAGCGTGCCGGGCGTGTTCAGCGCGGACCCGAACGAGAACCCGGACGCCGAGCACTACGAGCAGATGACCGCGAGCGAACTCGTGGACGTCATCGCGGACATCGAGATGGCCGCCGGCAGCTCCGCGCCCGTGGACCTGCTCGCGGCGAAACTCATCGAGCGCTCGGGCGTGCGCTCTATCGTCCTCGACGGCACGGACCCCGAACGCATCGTGGACGCCGTGCTGTATGGCGAGCACGACGGCACGGACATCATCCCGGACGGTACCGACGACGAGATGACGTACTGGGTCCAGGAATAG